Within the Miscanthus floridulus cultivar M001 chromosome 17, ASM1932011v1, whole genome shotgun sequence genome, the region TAGGGTGGCTACGCCGGCCACCTGGGATTTGCGCGGACCCATCAAGTGGGTCGATCACCATCCCCGACCTAAACTACTATGATGGGTGGCGGTGAGGGGTGGCAGGGCTCACTGGTGAGGGCTGCAGCGACGTGCGGCATCCACGACGGTGGCATGACCGTTCTGGTGAACTAGGACAGCTATAGACCTAACCAGCTAGCGGGTGAGCATCAGGAGCTTACCATGGACTCGACCGAATTGATAGTTGGAGTAGAGGATGGCGGAGGAGAGCTGGACGCATGTGATCGAGTCGTGCGGCGGTGGACACGGCCGCATCAGCGGCGCCGGGGTAGTGGTAGCGGTTCGGCTGATGAGCGtagggtgaagagggagtcaaAGCGGAGCTAATGGTGCAGCTGGACCGGCCTCTCACGGCTCCGTTGAGGGTGTTGCCACCCGCGCTGGACGAGCGCGACCTTAGTGGCCCGGCGGCAGGGAAGTGGCCAAATTGAGGCTTGGACGGGCTCAACTCAAGGCAGGATGGGGTCGGGCATCTAGGTGGCTTAATGGCGAGGCCACGGACAAGTTGAATCGAGTTGAGGTGATCTCTCTCTGGTGGATTTCATGGTCACAGCTCAGACGGCAGAGACGGTAGGGAGGAGGGTAGGTCCGAGCTCTGGCCATCCTCGCCTTGGTGGCAAGCGGTAGGCCGGACCTGAGACAGCACCTGCGCGCTCGCTACGAGACAACGTAGCTAGAAAACGTGTGCGCGCGTAGGCAGTTGGGGAGCGCGGCATGTGCGGCCATAGCACCATTAAGGCGAGGCGATGGCGCAAGGCAGCAGGGAGCCAGCGCACGTGCGCGCGGCGACGAGGCGAGCAACAGCAACACAGCATGGTGCCACagcggcaacagcagcagcagcaccgtgCGGCTACGGCCAGAGGCGGCTAGTGGCCCACGACCGGCCAGGCAGGCGGCCAGCGGTAGGCACGACGGCCAGCAATGCGGCAGCGAGGTGGGGCAGCAGCACGACGGCTAGCAGCAGCCAAGCCGTAGTCAGGCCGCGGCCAGGCCGAGGGCGGCCTCGGTGGGCCAACACGCGGCAGCGCGCGTGCGAATGGGCGGCCAAACATGGTGACGTCGCGCTCCCGAgcgtggtgaccgcgtccacccaGCCAACTAGCCCGAGATGATGTTCGTGCACAGCTTTTAAAGCGTTTGCCAAAACTAAATCGATTTTATTGAGGCTCGACCACCTAAACCATGCTAAAGAGGGTACATCAAACTACCATACAGAACAAAAACATAGCACTGACCTTTAGctaaatttttcaaaattaattcaccaacatagcCTTGTCAAAATGTTTTCaaacttgagctggatttgatttcaagttccatttctaagctattagaaatactagctagcaatattattttcctaagataaaagttgcattgtcatctacaaagtttgtacttcataCTTTATTTAAAtgtcacatacatgttttataacatttttgctTAAAAAATTATTTTATAAGCCTACTCGATAACACACAAGCACTAGAACCTTCCGTAACTAAATCTTCGTTGGGCATTTTTAGTACAACCAAAATTCTATTTTCACTTTTCCACATGTtctaacacataaatatgatgctcatgaggtggtttagtagttggtttagagtgtaacaccgaggatgtTACACGGGCCCCGCATGGGCACATGAAATGGCGCGGGAAGCGGACTGCAGGCGCGAACGGACAAACGCCCCGTCTGTCCAGACGCTAGTAGTTCCATTATTTCAAAGCAAAGTTAATTCGTATCATGGTGTTCCTAATTCTACGATGAACCCGCATGATGGATATCCATGGTCAAGTTTGATGCTTCAGGTTGAGGTGAAATTTCGTTCTTTGGGGACTCAGTATGTCCGCCTCACTGTGAGACCTTTCTATCAGCGTGTACAAGATGTCCGAAACAGCTGTAATCGTTGGCAAACTAGATAAAAAGTTTTCCCAAATGGTGCTTCAAGAACTACTCCTAGTAGTCAATGAATAAGAATATACAGGGTAAACTTTATCTTGTACAAACATAATGGACGACTACAGGACAGGTTGTGACTTGTGAACAACGTATATCTCATCTTCTGAACACATGCCACAGTCGTTAGAAACAACCTCACACAAATTCGTAAAACTTGTGACATGCATCCAAACCGACTATGCACACTTAGTTTCTATAGCAAAACAGCCACCTGAACGATCAGTACACAAATTCCCTAGGGCTAAAACAGGTGTTCTCGTCGATAAAAATATTGACAATTGTCTGTAAACCTATTTCTCCACCAAAACAAAAGGCAAAGATTGGTAAACCATCCAGGGTAAGATTGAATCATTGTGCACCCTGGTTTTTCACCGCCAAAACAAGGGAGCCTGTAGTAACGGGTTAACGGGCACGATGCTACATTCATTGTGCGTTCTCGGTTTTCTCATCACTGTAACCAGCTGCCCTGCCGGTTCTGCCTACCAAGATTGAATTAGGCACTGTACCTTCATATTCTCCACTTAGACCACGGTATGAACGTGCCTTGAGGTAATCGATTGAGGACATTGCTCTTCCTTGGTAAAGGACAGCGTCATTGTGCTGGTTTTGGATGCTTAGTGCCTTTTCTGTTACCTCAGCCAGTGCGAGCAACATTTCTGATTGCTCCTCATTTTCTGTGGGGGGGCAAACGATTAGAAAACATGTGTGATAATTAGtaaaaaaaaagatgaaacaaAATAAAAGCAAATGAGTGAGCCAACCACAGCACTATTAAAGGACAGAACTTGTTCAAACAGTGACAGATGGATAGACCCATCTGCATATGATGTACCTTGGGGGCAATTATCTTCCACATAGACACCTTTGATAAAAGAAAAACGTGCTTCTTCTGTTGTGCTCGCAACTTCTTGCTTCTCTAAAGTGATCAAATCCTTGAAATCCAAAAGATATTCTCCAGTCCACTCTCTTCCCCTGAAAACATGTTGCTTCTGGCATCAGAACCATAGCAAAATTATGTAAATTGATGCCACCCTTCATATAGATTTGTAATCAGGCACAAACAATACAAGTATCTTGGGTTCTATTAGAGGACAATAATGTAGCATACCTGCCAAAAGCTAGTACAGCTTCAAAAGGTGTAATAACTGGAGCTAAAAAATCCTTGCTATCCAGCAAAGCGGTTTGGGCACaagaaacataaataaaaactTCGCACTGCTCCAAGGAAAAACAATGTCAGATGGTATAGATAGGTGAACAGAGAAAAACAGTTCAGAGTTAAATTAAAGTAGCACACCTCTGGAAAATTCGCAAGTTTTGCAGAATTAGGCCTGCCCATGACCAATGTATAAGATTTCTTTCCAGCGGCCTTGATCAGTTCTTTCATTTGTTCGATTATATGAAGATAACCAGCTGCATCATCAAGGAGTGCAATGCACCACATCACAAAATTTAAGAGTTTCTAGCAAAATTCCAGGCCAGATAACATGAGAACTAAAATAATAATATTCAAGTAAAGTGGTCGTATTTGGGATTATGGGAATGCACAAAATCAATTGACCAGTAAAGAAACTAGGAATGTCTGGTCTAGGCAAACCATGAAACTAGTTAGGGAGTTCATCTCCCGCTTGATCTGCTTATAGCCAAACTAAACCAGCCTTGTGATGAACCGATCAGGCATGGATCAGATCTTGCATGGTATAGTGCCTTTCTAAGAGGCATGCATGGCTGAAATATAAAGGTAAACCTCATAGCTGACGTCACAATCTAACAGTGCCTCAACATTGGCATAACTACTTTTTATGTTCAAGTTAACAATGTGCATACCAACACCCAGAGTTCCCACCAAAATGCCAATAATGTTTGCATCCTTTGCCTTCTCCACAAGGTAATACCTACAATTAAAAATTATATTTTGTAAGCAGTACCAAATAATGTAAGAAAAAAGTACATGAATGCTGCAAAAACAAAGTACCTTCGCCTAAGAATTTTCATCAGATGAGAGATGTCAGCTGTGAGTTGATTTTCTATTGCGTCATATCTAACTACAAAAGAAACATtaacattcaaatgcatcacaTTCAGAAGACCCCTGCATTAGAGCAATTACCTTAACCAAATGGAAGATTATTTAAACTTACTAAGATGATCAATTACAGAATGGAAAATGTAAGCATGTGCAGTTGCAAATAATGTAAAGAAGAGGACTATAAGATCTGCATCATGCATCGCTAAGCAGAAGTTACAAGATCACTGCCGATcaagaatcaaattttagatttcAAACAAGCTGTACTCCAAGTACATCACATTGGTTGCCATATGCAGTATTGAATATCACACTGCTGATTATTCAAGAGAAAAACAACTACAAGCTTAGGAAAACAAGACTTGCACAAATTAAAACAATCCTCCTGCCATACACAAAATGAGGATGAAAACACACCTATTTCACATTTATTGAAGGTAAggactatgttggcaaatgctgaGTTATCTTGTCCAATCCAAAATATCAAATAGTCCTCCATTTTCTCATCAACTGAAATATTCCATGTAATGCCACCAAGGCTGTACTTTTGTGTGGAACTGGAACATTTCATGCCATAACGATTGTCCAGGAATGTTGCTACATCGCTGTTTCTTGTGATATCTCCGTTACAAGAGGTGCCACTCAACTGAGGAATTGTGTTTTCTTCTGTAGTACTTGATGGACTCATAACTGAACACAGAATTTCTGCATACTGGACTTCAGGATTGCCAGAATTTGATTTACATGACTCCATGAAAGCTCGTCTAAGATCATCCAATGCATATGCGTACTCTAGTCCATACAAAACCTGTTTGGTAAGCCATAATAGCCAAGATTAGTGAAAATAGAATACGTAGAATGTAAACTatcggccccgttcggcttgctgaaacttggctgaaactagctgaaaaacactgttctggctgaattgttgtgagagaaaaacactgttccggctgaaaaaacaagctgaatagtgcggattataaggtaagctgaATCGTTGATAGCATAACATAGTTAATATTTGTTTATCGGTAAAACATGCCAATTGTACTAGTGAATGCAAGGCAACAGAAACCTGAAGTAAGCAGATCAATGAAAGTCCTAGACATGATATAGAATTGCTGTTTGAACCAGCATTCTACTCCTATTGTAGCATTACTTGTACCATAACAGGAAGAGTGGAAGACCACAGGAAATACAAAAAGATTTTTCCGCTGACCTATTTTTGTGCCTGCACTGGCTATTACTAGATGCGGGCAGGATGCATCTATTTCTGTTCTGGTGGATTCAATTTATGCTTCACAGACTGCAGGAGATGGTTACTATGGCAATTTGTCTGACTATGAGGTTCGTCTTAGGTGAACTGTCCATATAAGTCTGCAATAAGATTTAGTTCTAATTGAATGGTATGATAATGGAACTGTGTTTGCAATACTCGAGGATAATTCCTATGGAGGGAGAAACAAAGGAAGGTTATGGATGGAaacagagggagggagggagggagggagaagcaCAGGGAAGTAGAGGCCCATtagatggtagctatgatgaacCCATGCCTCTCCCACATCCAATGGTTGGATTTAACTTGCCAAACCAGTGGTCAAGACCAGCTGCACAAGCTATTGATCCACCATACTTCTACTATGAGAATGTTGTTCTTGCTCCAAAAGGTGTCTAGACTACCATATCGAGATTCTTGTATGATATTCAGCCAAAGTTTGTGGACTCGAAGTACTTCTGTGCTGCTGCCAGGAAAAGGGGTTACATCCTTAATCTGTCACTTGAGAACAGGTcacctctccccccccccccataCCTCCAAAGACCATATCCGAAGCATTACCTCGTACCAAGAGGTGGTGGCCGTCATGGGACCCAAGACGACAGTTCAATTGCCTCCATACTTGTGTCTAGTGCAAAATTGTTAGAGAGGATTTTGTTGGAGTATGAGAGTATGTGTATtaggcccatgaggcccatgTATGACCAATATACATTGCTACCCTCCTTCTAGGGTTAGCCTGATGAAATCACAACTCTAGCATGGTATAGAGCTAGGCtttcctcctccccttccccACCCAGCCGCCAGGCGCCGCTGGCCGATTTcttgccgccgccatggctgccgcCCATCCCCTCCTCCCCACCTACTTCCAGgctttcccctcccttccctaccCGTCCTGGGCCCAGCGCGCGGCGCTGGCCTCCTTGCCGCGGACGCGGAAggcccggccgccgccgctgtcgctgCGCCGCGCGCGGGTGCCGGCGCAgccgcgggcgcgggcgtggggGCCCCCGCCCGCGGCGCGGCGGCCCCCCCTGCTGCCGGCGTAGCAGCCCCGCCACTGCGCGCGGGCGCAGGCGCCCTGCCGCCGCTCGCGGCGCAGCCTGGCCTCTTCCCTGCCTTCCGCCGCGGCGGGCTTGGACAGCctggccgctgccgccgccgctgctgcggcaggggcggcgcgggcgcaggcAGCCACGCCCCTGCCGCTGGGGGCGCGGGGGAGAACCTGgagcctttcttcttccccgctcctcctcctctgccgcccTCTGCCCCTCTCCAGACGGCAGGGGCCAGCTCCGCTCTCGCCGCTGCTCTCGTGGCTGCACGGGCGGCTGCTGCTGACAGCCAGGCCCGGGTGCGGGCGGCCGCCCTCGCTTTGGAGCGCGAGCGCGACGCGGCTGATGCCCTGGCCCGCCAGATCGCTGAGGCGGAGCAGCTCCTCGTCCTCCCTACATCCTATGACACCGCGGCCACCTCCTCAGGCTCGACGGGTCACCGCGCGTCTCACACCACGGTCATCTGGCACGACCCGGCCGACCCGCACGTCGCTCAGCTCCACTACCAGGCCGGGGGTGTCCAGAACATCCGACTCCTCGTCCCGGTCGTCCTCGAACCTGAGTCGCCCTCTTACGCCCGCTGGAGGGACCTGGTTCTCCTCACCCTCCGCCGCTACGCCCTCGACGACCACGTCCTAGTCGACGCCTCGGTCGCAGTCCAGACCTCATCGTGGCTGCGCCTGGACAGCGTCGTCCTCTCCTGGATCATCGGGACGATCTCCCTGGACCTCCACGACCTCGTCCGCAACTCTGCTGACGCTCGCCGGGCCTGGCTTGCACTCGAGGGCCAGTTTCTGGGCAATGCCGAAGCCCGGGCCCTGCGTCTCGATGCGAGCTTCCGCACCTTCGTCCAGGGTGACCTCTCCGTTGGCGACTTCTGCCGGCGCATGAAGAGCATGGCGGACTCCCTCGGCGACCTTGGCTGGCCCGTGGAGGACCGCATCCTGGTCCTCAATGTCCTCCGCGGGCTCAGTGACCGCTACGCTCACCTCCGGACGTGGATCACCCGGCAGAGGCCCTTTCCCTCCTTCCTGCAGGTCCGTGACGACCTTGTCATGGAGGAGCTCACTCAGGGCGTCCAGCCAGGGTCCACCTCCACGCCAGGGTCCTCGTCTTCCTCGACTGCCCTGGCCGCTACTCCTCCGGCGCGTTCCCTCGCTCCACCGCCGTCGTCGCTTCTTGGTTCTCCTCCTCCCGGGCCGGGCGGGGGTGGGGGGGGCCGTGGCGGCCGCCGTCGCCGTGGAGGGGGACGTGGGGGCCGCGGAAGCCACCACACACCGGTGCAGTCGCCCTCCGGAGCCCCTACGCCCGCGACCCCACGGGGTGCACCCTGGCCCTCCTTCCACAACCCGTGGTCGGGGCGCATCTACATGTGGCCCTTCCCGGCTCCAGGCGGAGAGCCTCGCCCACCTGCAGCCTTGCTCACTGGAGCTCCTCCAGGGTTTCACTCCCCGTCTGCGTGGGCTCCACTTCCCGGCGCATCTTCGTGGGTGCCACCTCCCGACATCTTGCCCGGGCCTGTCGGTTGGAACCCGGCGGCCTTGGCCAGATCCTTCAGCACCATGGCCCTGACACCGCCTGCTGGTACCGACTGGATTGCCGATTCGGGTGCCACTTACCACACTACTCCAGACCCTGGTATACTCTCTTCTTTTcaccctccttcttcctctcatcCTTCGTCCATCATGGTCGCGAATGGTTCGTGTATTCCAGTTACGTCCGTGGGTGCCGCCGGCACTCATGGTTCCTTTCGTCTTCCTGACATTCTTGTTGCACCCTCTATGGTTCACAACCTTCTTTCTATTCGTCGTTTTACAGCTGACAATTCTTGTTCTGTTGAATTTGACTCTTCCGATCTTACTGTGAAGGATTTGGCTTCCCGGCGTCCTCTTCTCCGATGTGACAGCACGGGACCCCTTTACACCCTTCGGTTTCCGGCGTCTGCTTCCTCTTCGTCGCCGTCTACTTTGTCAGCTGCCTTCGCCGCCACTCCTTCTTCCACCACTTGGCACCGTCGGCTTGGCCATCCTGGACGTGATGCTCTGACGCAGCTTAGTCGCAGTTCCGACATTGGTTGTACTCGGGCTCACGATGAGCACTTGTGTCATGCGTGCCAGCTGGGCCGTCATGTTCGTctccctttttgttcttcttcttcacatgctACGCATGTGTTTGATCTTGTACACTGCGACCTATGGACATCTCCTGTCATCAGcatttctgggtataaatactatCTTGTGGTGGTTGACGATTTCTCGCATTATTCGTGGACTTTCCCTTTGCGTGCGAAGTCGGATACTTTCACCACCCTTCTCCACTTTTTCGCCTGGGTGTCTACTCAGTTCGACCTCACCATCAAGGCCGTCCAGTGTGACAATGGCCGTGAGTTCGATAACGGCACCTCCCGTGCCTTCTTCCTCTCTCACGGTGTCCAGCTGCGCATGTCTTGCCCGTATACCTCCTCCCAGAACGGCAAGGCCGAGCGCATGATTCACACCACGAACGACACCATGCGCACCCTTCTGCTCCAGGCGTCGCTTCCTGCTCGCTTCTGGGCAGAGAGTCTGCACACCTCCACCTATCTCCTTAACCGCCTCCCTTCCGCTGCCTGCCCGGCTCCCACACCGCACCACGCTCTCTTCGGTACCCCTCCTCGGTATGACCACCTTCGTGTCTTCGGGTGTGCGTGTTACCCTAACACCACTGCCACCGCTCCCCACAAGCTGGCTCCCCGTTCCGCTCTGTGTGTCTTCCTTGGGTACTCCCCAGATCACAAGGGGTACCGGTGCTTTGACCTCACCTCCCGTCGGGTCATCATCTCTCGCCATGTGGTGTTTGATGAGTCTGTCTTtcccttctccaccaccaccaccccatcTCCCACCCCCGATCCGGACCCCTTCTCTTTGTTTCCCACTGACACGGTGGTCCAGCCACTTTTACCGCTGTCTCCTGCAGGTACTGCTTCCCCGTGCCCCTCGCCGGGCCCGTGCCCCCGCTCGCCACCCACCAGTGACGCCCCTGGCCCTGCGCCCTGCCCGGGTCCGGAGGCGTCACCCTCCGGAGCTGCTCCTGCCCCTACGTCCGCAGCGGGTACGGAGACGCCGCCTGTCGCACCTCCTGCGCGTTTCGCCCAGCCGGTGCACGTCTACCGGCGCCGTGTGCCGGCGGCACCGCTGCCTCCGGCATCACCGGGGTCCCCTTCTCCGCCGGCGACCcctacaccgccgccgccgcctcaggcTGCCCGTGTCGTGTCACCGGTGTACCACCCGCAACTCCTTCACCGACACCCGCGACATGTTCACCCTATGGTGACGCGACACGCGGCTGGAACCCTGCGGCCCCGGGCTCTCGCGACGATGCCCGACGACTCGCAGATCTCTCCTGTACCCTCTTCCGTTCGCGACGCCTTGTCGGACCCTCATTGGCGCCGCGCGATGGAAGAGGAGTACGCGGCTCTCCTCGCCAACCAGACATGGGATCTGGTGCCCCGTCCACCCGGATCCAACGTTGTCACCGGGAAGTGGATCTGGACACACAAGCGGCGGGCTGATGGTTcccttgagaggtacaaggctcgctgggttctCCGGGGTTTCACTCAGCGCCCTGGAGTCgattatgatgagactttcaGCCCCGTGGTGAAGCCGGCCACCGTACGCACAGTGCTCTCACTGGCTCTCAGTCGCTCTTGGCCCGTGCATCAGCTGGACGTCAAAAATGCCTTTCTCCACGGGACTCTCACCGAGACGGTCTACTGCAGCCAGCCAGCGGGGTTTGTTGACTCTTCTCGTCCGGACATGGTCTGCCGGCTCAACAAGTCTCTCTACGGGCTCAAGCAGGCCCCCCGGGCGTGGTATTCTCGGTTTGCTGCTTTCTTGCTGACACTGGGGTTTGTGGAGGCCAAGTCAGATACGTCCCTGTTTATCTATCACCATGGAGCTGAGACTGCCTATCTGCTGCTCTACGTTGATGATATTGTCCTCACAGCCTCCAGTCCGTCCTTACTCAGCCGTGTCATCGCCTCTCTTCACCAGGAGTTTgctatgaaggatcttggtgtgctccaccacttcctcggGGTCACTGTTGAGCCTCGCCCCAccggccttctccttcaccagCGGCAGTACACTCTTGATATCCTGGAGCGTGCTGGGATGACTAACTGCAAGCCCTGCTCTACTCCAGTTGACACACAGGGCAAGCTGTCAGACGCCGTGGGAACCGCCGTGGCAGACCCCACTGCTTACCGGAGTCTTGCAGGTGCCCTTCAGTACCTTACCTTCACCAGGCCAGACATCACCTATGCCGTACAGCAGATATGCCttcacatgcatgatccccgAGAGCCTCACCTCACTGCGCTCAAGCGCCTCCTCCGCTACCTCCGCGGCACTGTCGACCACGGCTTACTCCTT harbors:
- the LOC136515190 gene encoding uncharacterized protein codes for the protein MAVDSSEGLAMASQEIALVVPSLHWPASPSPLVASGGPSLADDVLQQFDATHRLSELTTTWGSLSTLMTSFEEKLQFPDEMLKDAAAVARALRRELASGGGVRVFVLADTAYNSCCVDEVGASHIDAQCVVHYGHACMSPTSNLPAFFVFGKAQLDIPACASTLLECSRKSNKRILVLYGLEYAYALDDLRRAFMESCKSNSGNPEVQYAEILCSVMSPSSTTEENTIPQLSGTSCNGDITRNSDVATFLDNRYGMKCSSSTQKYSLGGITWNISVDEKMEDYLIFWIGQDNSAFANIVLTFNKCEIVRYDAIENQLTADISHLMKILRRRYYLVEKAKDANIIGILVGTLGVAGYLHIIEQMKELIKAAGKKSYTLVMGRPNSAKLANFPECEVFIYVSCAQTALLDSKDFLAPVITPFEAVLAFGRGREWTGEYLLDFKDLITLEKQEVASTTEEARFSFIKGVYVEDNCPQENEEQSEMLLALAEVTEKALSIQNQHNDAVLYQGRAMSSIDYLKARSYRGLSGEYEGTVPNSILVGRTGRAAGYSDEKTENAQ
- the LOC136517210 gene encoding U1 small nuclear ribonucleoprotein C-like codes for the protein MKSMADSLGDLGWPVEDRILVLNVLRGLSDRYAHLRTWITRQRPFPSFLQVRDDLVMEELTQGVQPGSTSTPGSSSSSTALAATPPARSLAPPPSSLLGSPPPGPGGGGGGRGGRRRRGGGRGGRGSHHTPVQSPSGAPTPATPRGAPWPSFHNPWSGRIYMWPFPAPGGEPRPPAALLTGAPPGFHSPSAWAPLPGASSWVPPPDILPGPVGWNPAALARSFSTMALTPPAGTDWIADSGATYHTTPDPGFGFPASSSPM